In the genome of Gadus morhua chromosome 14, gadMor3.0, whole genome shotgun sequence, one region contains:
- the cenpf gene encoding centromere protein F isoform X1, which translates to MSWAVEEWKDGLPAKALQKILEIEGQLDKLKKERTQKQFQLDSLEAALQKQKQKVDSERSDASHLKRENQTLLESCDSLEKSRQKVVHDLGIKEQQVSYLDGQLSASKRTIERLEQELKKYKNESDRSSSSSSSLSSSSCSELQAYATPLKSFPAPSATPGHRQQDNRLEELQGKYSQEVDERKRLETELKVLQVKMLNQSSTTVSHKDIAARQQAGSSIFPWQKSDQPQSRPSQVPLDTPIKRCGGGGSSLWDAHDETPIKPSQRMSSSAVAQSPAGSSDQMKQLKALNQELRGCMSELERNLASQEKEIRGQSSRLQELQIQLDQSRRELVDRDRDLAKTRHELTQASAKHQQSEDKCSSLELKLKQVTEEMGCQRHNAETCKRALEQKIKDQERTNQKELAQLQSSQHALEQTLNQTKSKLTQEIQQAKKDHNMLEAEMEKVGHQKSQMQRDVEEHRQKLLRSEQGLQTSQSKEQDLRKKMEELLKEKNSVSVQLDQGSRRLSQLEEEKKSSEQSFKRTQGLLDDMKAKWEAQTEEVKGLKCKLEQQTQSSSKELDNLRKALSDAEAKTNSSQSELQKQKRETEQLSDRLAVLEKEGQALGASLASSQRECTEQRLEHQALLAWKAEKEALIDQTEAVQGVLRENISRLESAISQLNKDHDELKGQLNGVEAQRAGLSAQIDSLKGELLNKSTELEVRERQYEDAQAQLSEAGQKHAKDLDNIGVQVALLQEQVGALEARLQQEAGRADRAEVSRAQLQEQHQTTCDLLLSKEQMLELGQAETSQLRDSLALASEQQDAQNHRLMEEKLSMQSQCEETVAEKAEEAEQAKLELIKIQQDLMLSEDKISSLQSALKIQKSLGAGLQGQIDTLSAAEEEQKQALNATSEALNQTRQEVKALQSQAEDKEKLLLDAEHKITALEEQTAALETKAVELKAEAENLQHTHTEEGDGLRAQLTALSEEVTRSKALAEQLPALKAELEAAKKSCGSLQNALEAAQESHAPCADNAAGLERSLAKTAGLLGPLETQVRELSEGRARQEESHVREMEGFLHKQKALKEQLAASREAERAATEELAARREQVANMKRSLSAASAGLQEQDGAVKGLKERLNRAEAAHTKASDSLKEKTVAMDKIKVLMEMLQMDLEDTETARTSFDGQVEELKGTIALLERQKTDLEVRLEDSQAQVSVLETRLEEVQSSNATLESQYETAQEHLLEWSNRGPHTEEGVSDLLSDCYQQLEKSEILSKIVNKEKEMLVEDVSVLEARNEKLLTNSSILESRFQPMLRSNRVAHSFFNQEYGKLHVAYEQMVEETARLEAEIHGLHEERKISDRRATEDNFEMFIKLQYLTKAKVLAEAKVHQLIEEKAEAKLTEDEAEIPDLNKVSDENNELETSLNRLAEERLQLESAIRLLTGDKVQRQTSLDLLAEEKRQLHASMDPAQLMAPANDESRQHWDAVRRLAERIQETKKKSDCRDFRGRQFESERELHEKKSGLQKELVLFKEQFDALLEKANQHYRVIQQLSETQGSPGCMDTASPSHGDQQVVGHIQPASCQPDEMESSMEVPAERHSTMAAPDADQDEPPNRPVDTARRSFHDEQPCRGVAEARCPAAEATACGGDLARGQQSPGPAEEEEMEPCSTPPNMNLVQLMSLHVQVLMEMLQMDLEDTEMARTSFDGQVEELKGTIALLERQKTDLEVRLEDSQAQVSVLETRLKEVQSSNATLESQYETAQEHLLEWSNRGPHTEEGVSDLLSDCYQQLEKYEILSKIVNKEKEMLVEDVSVLEARNEKLLTNCSLLESRFLPVLRSYQAARSSFNQVNQEFGQLHVAYEQMVEETARLEAEIHWLHEERKISDGLVIQADSSKEAFVGYFLKFVEITAKNVKMKQRIQRATEENIEMAAKLQHLTEERVWAEAKLHQLIEEKAEAKLNEDEAQIPELTKVSDQNKELETSLKRLAEERLQLESAIRLLTGDNVQRQTSLDLLTEEKRQLHASMDPAQLMNPANEESRQHWDAVRRLAERNQEIMKLIDSRDFRGRQFEPERELHEKTSGLQKELVLFKEQYAALLEKVDQQHRVIQQLSETQGSPGCMDTASPSHGDQQVVGHIQPASCQPDEMESSMEAPAERHSTMAAPDADQDEPPNRPVDTARRSFHHEQPCRGVAEARCPAAEDEGPKMNLPEPHQLQADLDQSRDKMRLLEEELQSLRSEVLLLTSDLSLRKELSSELQGKVDQLELMLRASEVQGGGTAGKLTLTLQESRGFEKQVFQLSEERDALTLQLQTAKEQLVDIMQMMEGMEMAKGGWDEKFLQQESELRRVRSEKANLEQHILGMESELEALQEHRGTLERVLETQRRACSGLELQVDTLRTESTQLRAELVSCTEERDEASRAVGRWRQEVHSLEKTNVDTRQLISILEEDIRVGRREYEALQSNAERLDGEKQQLRGQVGALEQELCEHRGQREELLSQLDRVTEDQNSACHNSESMASKIQALEADLSRMTQSLESSLLEKGEIASRLNSTQGEVQNMRSGIEKLQVRIESDERKKKKIGELLKDAQRKSDSLQDRIDALEREKEGTEQSLEEAVIQAEIAKAEIEELEDERKKVEEEKSSLGEKLSALAAELDHLRQEKEAMEGELEAKSRVIEELRAAKEELERGMERAETGRREEQERQRSVVEGMEREAESERAEALEKWSRERQALEASVSKLEEELRGLHSGLAEAEAEWARREQESDSRGSEERDALRGTISSLEGEASVLAEENQRASAKLSSLEEEKEKLISSLASLENEKESANAALALSQTEKSRLEEEKEALRSSLSSLEAERDRLTGEQQDLQATLSSLEAELETCRQSLSQATQQVSELSGQVGALAKGRDSALSKMNLWMKTCQQLQQEKETLEQSSGAGSSTEASAHGEEARLLAEQRQAAVTAELETTRKELEAVTAELETTRKELEEVTAELEERSREADESLDKYCSLMVQVHKLEEANETLSARLQRGTTPAPATATPAPAAATTPTPTKRLSRRLSKRQEVAPEVDAKNPTPSPVLPGSTARALSLGKRLHLANRDAAAHTPAKAQEALYNLTKRIKAGVATPQPGGPQDEEFRPEGLPELVQRGFADIPMGEASPFIMRRTTAKRRSSRLSSRRTPAAADRTVTQSPLADGKVSGHLSLTSPAVAAVTPAGSPAGRAGRRSLSLQKTPEQREKRREALREQAQQGENCQVQ; encoded by the exons AGTCACAAAGATATAGCTGCCCGTCAGCAGGCCGGCTCCTCCATATTCCCATGGCAGAAGTCGGACCAACCCCAGAGCCGGCCGTCCCAGGTTCCTTTGGATACGCCCATAAAGAGATGCGGCGGGGGCGGTTCTTCCCTTTGGGATGCACACGATGAGACGCCAATCAAACCCAGCCAGCGAATGAGCTCATCCGCTGTGGCACAGAGTCCGGCTGGTTCCTCCGACCAGATGAAGCAGCTGAAGGCTCTAAACCAAG AACTGCGTGGCTGCATGTCCGAGCTGGAGAGGAATCTAGCCTCCCAGGAAAAGGAGATTCGTGGTCAGAGCTCCCGGCTCCAGGAGCTGCAGATCCAACTGGACCAGAGCCGCAGAGAGCTGGTGGATCGGGACCGGGATCTGGCTAAGACCCGCCATGAGCTCACCCAGGCTTCAGCCAAACACCAGCAGTCCGAGGACAAG TGTTCGTCTCTGGAGCTGAAGCTCAAGCAGGTCACGGAGGAGATGGGTTGCCAGAGGCACAATGCTGAGACCTGCAAACGTGCCCTGGAGCAAAAGATCAAGGACCAGGAAAGGACCAATCAGAAG GAGCTAGCACAACTGCAGAGTTCCCAGCATGCATTGGAACAGACACTGAACCAGACCAAATCCAAGCTGACCCAGGAGATCCAACAGGCCAAGAAGGACCACAACATGCTAGAGGCTGAAATGGAGAAG GTGGGCCACCAGAAGAGTCAGATGCAGCGGGACGTGGAGGAGCACAGGCAGAAGCTGCTGAGGTCCGAACAAGGTCTCCAGACCAGCCAGAGCAAGGAGCAGGACCTCCGCAAGAAGATGGAG GAGCTGCTCAAGGAGAAGAACAGCGTGTCAGTCCAGCTGGACCAGGGCAGCAGGCGGCTGtctcagctggaggaggagaagaagagctCGGAGCAGAGCTTCAAGCGCACCCAAGGCCTGCTGGACGACATGAAGG CTAAATGGGAGGCGCAGACTGAGGAGGTGAAGGGGCTGAAATGTAAGCTGGAGCAGCAGACTCAGTCCTCCAGCAAGGAGCTGGACAACCTGAGGAAGGCTCTCTCAGATGCTGAGGCCAAAACCAACAG CTCTCAGAGCGAGCTCCAGAAACAGAAGAGGGAGACGGAGCAGCTGAGCGACCGGCTGGCCGTCCTGGAGAAAGAGGGCCAGGCGCTGGGCGCCAGCCTGGCCTCCAGCCAGCGGGAGTGCACCGAGCAGCGGCTGGAGCACCAGGCTCTGCTGGCCTGGAAGGCCGAGAAGGAGGCCCTGATCGATCAGACGGAGGCTGTGCAGGGTGTTCTCCGTGAGAACATCAGCAGACTGGAGAGCGCCATCTCCCAGCTGAACAAGGACCACGACGAGCTGAAG GGCCAGCTGAACGGGGTGGAGGCTCAGCGCGCCGGCCTGTCGGCCCAGATCGACTCCCTGAAGGGGGAGCTCCTCAACAAGAGCACCGAGCTGGAGGTGAGGGAGCGGCAGTACGAGGACGCCCAGGCCCAGCTCTCTGAAGCAGGACAGAAACACGCCAAAGACCTGGACAACATCGGTGTCCAGGTAGCACTGCTCCAGGAACAG GTGGGGGCGCTGGAGGCGCGGCTGCAGCAGGAGGCCGGCCGGGCCGACCGGGCGGAGGTGTCCCGTGCCCAGCTCCAGGAGCAGCACCAGACCACCTGCGACCTGCTCCTGTCCAAGGAGCAGATGCTGGAGCTGGGCCAGGCCGAGACCAGCCAGCTGCGAGACAGCCTGGCCCTGGCCAGCGAGCAGCAGGACGCCCAGAACCACAG GTTAATGGAGGAGAAGTTGTCCATGCAGAGTCAGTGTGAGGAGACCGTCGCGGAGAAGGCCGAGGAGGCTGAACAGGCTAAACTGGAGCTGATCAAGATCCAACAGGACCTGATGCTCTCTGAGGATAAG ATCTCGTCTCTGCAATCTGCCTTGAAGATCCAGAAGAGCCTTGGAGCCGGCCTTCAGGGTCAGATCGACACTCTGTCGGCcgcggaggaggagcagaagcagGCCCTGAACGCAACGTCAGAAGCTCTCAATCAGACCAGGCAGGAGGTCAAAGCCCTGCAGAGCCAAGCAGAAGACAAGGAGAAACTGCTCCTAGACGCCGAGCATAAGATCACAGCGCTGGAGGAACAAACTGCTGCTTTGGAAACCAAGGCTGTGGAATTGAAGGCAGAAGCAGAG AACCtacagcacactcacacagaggagggagacgggCTGCGGGCTCAGCTGACTGCCCTGTCGGAGGAGGTGACCAGAAGCAAAGCGCTGGCGGAGCAGCTGCCCGCGTTGAAGGCCGAGCTAGAGGCGGCCAAAAAGTCCTGCGGCTCTCTGCAGAATGCTCTGGAGGCCGCGCAGGAGAGCCACGCGCCCTGCGCCGACAACGCCGCCGGGCTGGAAAGGAGCCTGGCCAAGACCGCCGGCCTCCTCGGGCCCCTGGAGACCCAGGTCCGGGAGCTCTCCGAGGGGAGGGCCCGGCAGGAGGAGAGCCACGTGCGGGAGATGGAGGGCTTCCTCCACAAACAGAAGGCCCTCAAGGAGCAGCTGGCGGCGTCCAGGGAGGCGGAGCGAGCGGCGACGGAGGAGCTGGCGGCTCGCCGGGAGCAGGTGGCCAACATGAAGCGCAGCCTGTCGGCGGCGTCCGCCGGGCTCCAGGAGCAAGACGGCGCCGTCAAGGGCCTCAAGGAGAGGCTGAACCGCGCCGAGGCGGCACACACCAAAGCCTCGGACTCGCTGAAGGAGAAGACGGTCGCCATGGATAAAATCAAG GTGCTGATGGAGATGCTGCAGATGGACCTGGAGGACACAGAGACGGCCAGGACCTCCTTCGACGgtcaggtggaggagctgaaagGAACCATAGCTCTGCTGGAGAGACAGAAGACTGACCTGGAAGTCAGGCTGGAGGATAGTCAAGCTCAG GTGTCTGTGCTGGAGACCCGTCTGGAAGAAGTACAGTCCAGCAACGCCACGCTGGAGAGCCAGTACGAGACGGCCCAGGAGCATCTACTGGAGTGGAGCAACCGCGGCCCTCACACAGAGGAGGGCGTGTCCGACCTATTGAGCGATTGCTATCAGCAATTAGAGAAATCCGAGATCTTGTCCAAAATAGTTAACAAAGAGAAAGAAATGCTGGTTGAGGATGTCAGTGTTTTAGAAGCACGAAACGAGAAGCTGTTGACCAACTCCTCTATCCTTGAGAGCAGGTTTCAACCAATGTTAAGATCGAACCGGGTGGCTCATTCTTTTTTCAATCAAGAGTATGGCAAGCTACATGTTGCCTATGAGCAGATGGTGGAAGAGACGGCCAGGCTGGAAGCTGAAATTCACGGGCTCCACGAGGAGAGGAAAATCTCAGACAGGCGTGCCACTGAAGAtaattttgaaatgtttatcaAACTTCAATATTTGACCAAAGCAAAGGTTTTGGCAGAAGCTAAAGTGCATCAGTTAATTGAAGAAAAGGCAGAAGCGAAACTGACTGAGGACGAGGCAGAGATTCCGGACCTGAACAAGGTATCTGATGAGAACAACGAGTTGGAGACCAGCTTGAACCGACTGGCAGAAGAGCGGCTTCAGTTGGAGAGCGCCATAAGACTGCTGACCGGGGACAAAGTCCAACGGCAAACCAGTCTCGACCTTCTTGCCGAGGAGAAACGCCAATTACACGCTAGCATGGATCCTGCGCAGCTAATGGCCCCTGCAAACGATGAGTCTCGGCAGCACTGGGACGCTGTCCGGCGCTTGGCGGAGAGGATCCAGGAGACCAAGAAGAAAAGTGATTGTCGCGACTTTAg AGGCAGGCAGTTTGAGTCTGAACGAGAGCTGCACGAGAAGAAATCTGGGCTGCAGAAGGAACTGGTGCTGTTCAAAGAGCAGTTTGATGCTCTGCTGGAGAAGGCGAACCAGCATTACAGGGTCATCCAGCAGCTCTCTGAGACCCAGGGGAGTCCCGGCTGCATGGACACAGCCTCTCCATCGCACGGTGACCAGCAGGTGGTTGGACACATTCAACCTG CTTCTTGCCAGCCTGATGAAATGGAGTCCAGTATGGAAGTACCTGCAGAGCGGCACTCCACCATGGCTGCTCCGGATGCAGACCAGGATGAACCGCCAAACCGTCCTGTCGACACCGCCAG GAGGTCGTTCCACGATGAGCAGCCGTGCCGTGGGGTGGCGGAGGCCCGCTGCCCCGCCGCTGAGGCCACAGCGTGTGGAGGGGACCTGGCCCGGGGGCAGCAGAGCCCTGGGCCGGccgaggaggaagagatggagccCTGCTCCACGCCGCCGAACATGAACCTTGTCCAG TTAATGTCGCTTCACGTGCAGGTGCTGATGGAGATGCTGCAGATGGACCTGGAGGACACGGAGATGGCCAGGACCTCCTTCGACGgtcaggtggaggagctgaaagGAACCATAGCTCTGCTGGAGAGACAGAAGACTGACCTGGAAGTCAGGCTGGAGGATAGTCAAGCTCAG GTGTCTGTGCTGGAGACCCGTCTGAAGGAAGTACAGTCCAGCAACGCCACGCTGGAGAGCCAGTACGAGACGGCCCAGGAGCATCTACTGGAGTGGAGCAACCGCGGCCCTCACACGGAGGAGGGCGTGTCCGACCTATTGAGCGATTGCTATCAGCAATTAGAGAAATACGAGATCTTGTCCAAAATAGTTAACAAAGAGAAAGAAATGCTGGTTGAGGATGTCAGTGTTTTAGAAGCACGAAACGAGAAGCTGTTGACCAACTGCTCTCTCCTTGAGAGCAGGTTTCTACCAGTGTTAAGATCGTACCAGGCGGCTCGTTCTTCTTTCAACCAGGTCAATCAAGAGTTTGGCCAGCTACATGTTGCCTATGAGCAGATGGTGGAAGAGACGGCCAGGCTGGAAGCTGAAATTCACTGGCTCCACGAGGAGAGGAAAATCTCAGACGGGCTTGTGATTCAGGCTGACTCGTCAAAAGAAGCCTTTGTGGGTTATTTCCTCAAATTTGTAGAGATAACCGcaaaaaatgttaaaatgaaacaAAGAATTCAACGTGCCACTGAAGAAAATATTGAAATGGCTGCCAAACTTCAACATTTGACCGAAGAAAGGGTTTGGGCAGAAGCTAAACTGCATCAGTTAATTGAAGAAAAGGCAGAAGCGAAACTGAATGAGGACGAGGCACAGATTCCGGAGCTGACCAAGGTATCTGATCAGAACAAGGAGTTGGAGACCAGCTTGAAACGACTGGCAGAAGAGCGGCTTCAGTTGGAGAGCGCCATAAGACTGCTGACCGGGGACAATGTCCAACGGCAAACCAGTCTCGACCTTCTTACCGAGGAGAAACGCCAATTACACGCTAGCATGGATCCTGCGCAGCTAATGAACCCTGCAAACGAAGAGTCTCGGCAGCACTGGGACGCTGTCCGGCGCTTGGCGGAGAGGAACCAGGAGATCATGAAGTTAATTGATAGTCGCGACTTTAG AGGCAGGCAGTTTGAGCCTGAACGAGAGCTGCACGAGAAGACATCTGGGCTGCAGAAGGAACTGGTGCTGTTCAAAGAGCAGTATGCTGCTCTGCTGGAGAAGGTGGACCAGCAGCACAGGGTCATCCAGCAGCTCTCTGAGACCCAGGGGAGTCCCGGCTGCATGGACACAGCCTCTCCATCGCACGGTGACCAGCAGGTGGTTGGACACATTCAACCTG CTTCTTGCCAGCCTGATGAAATGGAGTCCAGTATGGAAGCACCTGCAGAGCGGCACTCCACCATGGCTGCTCCGGATGCAGACCAGGATGAACCGCCAAACCGGCCTGTCGACACCGCCAG GAGGTCGTTCCACCACGAGCAGCCGTGCCGTGGGGTGGCTGAGGCCCGCTGCCCCGCCGCTGAGGATGAAGGCCCCAAGATGAACCTCCCCG AACCACACCAGCTTCAAGCTGATCTGGACCAGAGCCGGGACAAGATGAGGCTCCTGGAAGAGGAACTCCAGAGCCTCCGCTCCGAGGTCCtcctgctgacctctgacctctcgcTGAGGAAGGAGCTGTCCTCCGAGCTGCAGGGCAAAGTGGACCAGCTGGAGCTGATGCTCCGGGCGTCCGAGGTCCAGGGCGGCGGCACCGCCGGGAAGCTCACCCTCACCCTTCAAGAGAGCCGAGGCTTTGAGAAGCAG GTGTTCCAGCTGTCGGAGGAGAGGGACGCGTTAACGCTGCAACTGCAGACCGCCAAAGAACAACTGGTGGATATCATGCAGATGATGGAGGGTATGGAGATGGCCAAAG GTGGCTGGGACGAGAAGTTCCTCCAGCAGGAGAGTGAGCTGAGGAGGGTGCGCTCTGAGAAGGCCAACCTGGAGCAGCACATCCTGGGCATGGAGAGCGAGCTGGAGGCCCTGCAGGAGCACCGCGGCACCCTGGAGAGAGTCCTGGAGACCCAGCGGAGGGCCTGCTCCGGCCTCGAGCTGCAGGTCGACACGCTCAGGACAGAG AGCACCCAGCTGAGGGCGGAGCTGGTGTCCTGCACCGAGGAGAGGGACGAGGCGAGCCGGGCCGTCGGCCGCTGGAGGCAGGAGGTCCACAGCCTGGAGAAGACCAACGTCGACACCAGACAGCTCATCTCCATCCTGGAGGAGGACATCAGGGTGGGCCGGAGGGAGTACGAAGCCCTGCAGAGCAACGCGGAGAGACTGGACGGCGAGAAGCAACAG TTGCGCGGGCAGGTGGGGGCGTTGGAGCAGGAGCTCTGTGAGCACCGGGGCCAGAGGGAGGAGCTCCTGAGCCAGCTCGACCGGGTCACTGAGGACCAGAACTCGGCCTGCCATAACTCTGAGTCCATGGCCTCCAAGATACAG GCTCTGGAGGCAGATCTGAGTCGTATGACCCAGTCCCTGGAGTCCTCCCTGCTGGAGAAGGGCGAGATAGCGTCCCGCCTCAACTCCACCCAGGGCGAGGTCCAGAACATGAGGAGCGGCATCGAGAAGCTCCAGGTCCGCATCGAGTCGGacgagaggaagaagaagaagatcggAGAGCTGCTGAAAG ATGCCCAGAGGAAGTCTGACTCGCTGCAGGATCGCATCGATGccctggagagggagaaggaaggcACGGAGCAGAGTCTGGAAGAGGCTGTGATCCAG GCGGAGATCGCTAAAGCTGAGATCGAGGAACTCGAGGACGAGAGGAAAAAG gtggaggaggagaagagctcCCTGGGCGAGAAGCTGTCGGCTCTGGCGGCGGAGCTGGACCACCTCAGGCAGGAAAAGGAGGCCAtggagggggagctggaggcCAAAAGCAGGGTCATAGAGGAGCTGAGGGCGGccaaggaggagctggagcgggGCATGGAGAGGGCCGagacggggaggagagaggagcaggagagacagaggtccgtggtggaggggatggagcgCGAGGCGGAGTCAGAGCGGGCGGAGGCCCTGGAGAAGTGGTCCAGGGAGAGGCAGGCGCTTGAAGCCAGCGTGAgcaagctggaggaggagctcaggGGTCTCCACAGCGGTTTGGCGGAGGCCGAGGCGGAGTGGGCGAGGAGGGAACAGGAGAGCGACAGCAGGGGGTCTGAAGAGAGGGATGCCCTGAGGGGCAccatctcctctctggagggggaggCGTCGGTGCTCGCTGAGGAGAACCAGAGAGCGTCCGCGAAGCTGtcctccctggaggaggagaaggagaagctcATCTCCAGCCTCGCCTCGCTGGAGAACGAAAAGGAGAGCGCGAACGCCGCCCTTGCTCTGTCGCAGACAGAGAAGTCCCgactagaggaggagaaagaagcCCTGCGCTCGAGCCTTTCCTCCCTGGAGGCCGAGCGGGACAGACTCACCGGTGAACAGCAGGATCTCCAGgctaccctctcctccctggagGCAGAGCTGGAGACATGCAGGCAGTCCTTGTCTCAGGCCACTCAGCAG GTGTCGGAGCTGAGCGGGCAGGTCGGCGCCCTCGCCAAGGGGAGGGACTCTGCCCTCAGCAAGATGAACCTGTGGATGAAGACCTGCCAACAGTtgcagcaggagaaggagacgcTGGAGCAGAGCTCTG GCGCTGGCAGCAGCACCGAGGCGTCTGCCCACGGAGAGGAGGCCAGACTCCTGGCGGAGCAGCGGCAGGCGGCGGTGACGGCGGAGCTGGAGACCACCAGGAAGGAGCTGGAGGCCGTGACGGCGGAGCTGGAGACCACCaggaaggagctggaggaggtgacggcggagctggaggagcgCAGCAGGGAGGCGGACGAGAGCCTGGACAAGTACTGCAGCCTGATGGTGCAGGTCCACAAGCTGGAGGAGGCCAACGAGACGCTGAGCGCCCGCCTGCAGCGCGgcaccacccccgcccccgccacggccacccccgcccccgccgccgccaccacccccactcccaccaAGAGGCTGTCCAGGAGGCTCTCCAAGCGGCAGGAAGTCGCCCCGGAGGTCGACGCGAAGAACCCCACCCCTTCCCCGGTGCTCCCAGGGAGCACGGCCCGCGCCCTGTCGCTGGGCAAGCGCCTCCACCTGGCCAACAGAGACGCGGCGGCGCACACCCCCGCCAAGGCCCAGGAGGCCCTGTACAACCTGACCAAGAGGATCAAGGCCGGCGTCGCCACGCCCCAACCAGGAGGCCCCCAGGACGAGGAGTTCAGGCCCGAGGGGCTGCCCGAGCTGGTGCAGAGAG GCTTTGCTGATATCCCAATGGGCGAGGCCAGCCCCTTCATCATGAGGAGGACCACCGCCAAGCGCCGCAGCTCTCGGCTCTCCTCCAGACGCACCCCCGCGGCTGCAGACCGCACCGTGACACAGTCCCCGCTGGCCGACGGCAAG GTATCGGGGCACCTCTCCCTGACGAGTCCGGCCGTTGCCGCGGTGACCCCCGCGGGCAGCCCAGCGGGCCGGGCGGGGCGCCGGTCGCTGAGCCTGCAGAAGACCCCGGAGCAGCGGGAGAAGCGTCGGGAGGCGCTGAGGGAACAGGCACAGCAAGGGGAGAACTGCCAAGTGCAGTAG